The genomic segment GTGGCCGCCAACAGGACGCCGCGCAAGCTCGTCGAGGAATCCCTGAACCTCATCGAGCCGAACAAGGTTGTCGGGTTCGTATTCAACCGAGACGATCGACCGCTCTCCGGGTACTACGCGTACTACTACGGCTACGGGCCCGCCGAGGGCGACCTGCTGGGATGGTGGGGCCGCGCCGCGAAAAAGCTCGAGGGGTCGATCCGGGGGCGGCGGTTCCTCCGGGGAGCGCGGCCCGCCCGGGCGCCGCGACGCTGATCACGCTATGTGCGGCATCGTCGGATACATCGGCCAGCGCGAGGCGATCTCGTTCCTGATCGGGGGCCTTCACCGCCTGGAGTACCGGGGGTACGACTCCGCCGGGATCGCCACGCTCGACGGGAGCCGTCTCGACGTGCGGAAGACGGTGGGGAAGATCGCCGCGCTGGAGGCCTTGATCGCCGCGGGCCGGCCCCAGGGAACCCTCGGGATCGCCCACACGCGCTGGGCGACCCACGGACGCCCGTCGGATGCCAACGCGCACCCGCACGTGGATTGTGGCTCGCGACTCGCCATCGTCCACAACGGAATCATCGAGAACTACCGGGAGCTCCGCCAGTCCCTGGGCGCCCAGGGGCATCGCTTTCGCTCCCAGACGGATACGGAGGTCATCGCGCATCTCATCGAGCGCTACCGGGCGAACGGGCTGCCCGAGGCCGTATGCCGGGCTGCCCGGGACCTGCGGGGCACGTATGCCGTGGCCTGCATCGGGGACGATGCCCCCGATCTGCTGGTCGCTCTCCGTCGGGGCAGCAGCCCCCTGGTCATCGGCTTCGGGAATCGGGAGATGTTCCTCGCCTCGGATATCCCGGCACTGCTGGGGGAGACGCGGGAAATCCTGGTCCTCGAGGAGGGTGAGGTCGCCCTCCTGACCCGTGGCGAGATCAGCATCCGCAGGCTCGACGGGATTCCCGTGCGGCGGACCCCGTCCGTCGTGCCCTGGGACGCAGAAGCGGCCGAGAAAGGGGGGTATCCGCACTTCATGCTCAAGGAGATCTTCGAGCAACCCGAGGCTGTCCGGAACACGATGCGGGATCGCGTGGACGCCGAGGCGGGGGAGATCCACATCCCCGAGCTGGGACTCAGGGACTGGGAGCTGGCCGGGCTGAACCGTCTCTGCTTCGTCGCCTGTGGCACGTCCTGGCACGCGGCGCTGGTCGGAAAGTATCTGGTCGAAGAGTTCGCCCGGCTTCCCGTGGAGGTGGATATCGCGTCGGAGTTCCGCTATCGTCGGCCCGTCCTCGACGGCCGCGTGCTCACGGTCCCGATCTCGCAGTCGGGAGAGACCGCCGATACGCTGGCGGCGCTACGCGAGGCCAGGGAGCAGGGATCCTGGGTGGTGGCCGTCTGTAACGTGGTCGGCAGCTCGCTGGCCCGCGAGGCCCACGGCGTCCTCTACACCCGTGCCGGGGTCGAGATCGGTGTGGCGTCCACCAAGGCGTTCACGGCGCAGAT from the Candidatus Rokuibacteriota bacterium genome contains:
- the glmS gene encoding glutamine--fructose-6-phosphate transaminase (isomerizing), translating into MCGIVGYIGQREAISFLIGGLHRLEYRGYDSAGIATLDGSRLDVRKTVGKIAALEALIAAGRPQGTLGIAHTRWATHGRPSDANAHPHVDCGSRLAIVHNGIIENYRELRQSLGAQGHRFRSQTDTEVIAHLIERYRANGLPEAVCRAARDLRGTYAVACIGDDAPDLLVALRRGSSPLVIGFGNREMFLASDIPALLGETREILVLEEGEVALLTRGEISIRRLDGIPVRRTPSVVPWDAEAAEKGGYPHFMLKEIFEQPEAVRNTMRDRVDAEAGEIHIPELGLRDWELAGLNRLCFVACGTSWHAALVGKYLVEEFARLPVEVDIASEFRYRRPVLDGRVLTVPISQSGETADTLAALREAREQGSWVVAVCNVVGSSLAREAHGVLYTRAGVEIGVASTKAFTAQITALILLALKLGLARGFTEPALVRQAVKALAETPDLMTAVLQQSDEIGRIAAGFAGSRNFLYLGRGIHYPLALEGALKLKEISYIHAEGYPAGEMKHGPIALIDRHMPVVAVAPLGPTYEKMASNIEEVKARDGTVVAVATEGDEEIRAKADIVIPIPPALHWIQPLLVALPLQLLAYHAGVLRGCDVDQPRNLAKSVTVE